In Methanosarcina siciliae T4/M, one genomic interval encodes:
- a CDS encoding DUF3344 domain-containing protein, whose product MFKKENSIKIGATMPIAPPLLLGALVLLFAIASPAAADPYLGGVPLTTENGTYGTVTGDLWFDAYPGFDQAYNPDLVWNSSTLPCDPDDVTWARLYIDSYIGNMQANYSQKVTTEFYNGSGYETLGSEIMNTTYTFPADGGSGPVWINDHCNRVTSDFLIWYDVTDIINSSTASTIVNVSKPDGSAPWDGRVKAIVLVVAYNNQSCNVTHYWVNQGHDTDSYLTDYYQSYTGNTTFNTSAVYTPGEANLTVLPLASFNGNYTFNNDDQLTWANPHQGSYFQWQSWNVTSLISSGIDSYMTYGRNEEDDRPQYSGYFKIPLALLTVEDESLIYDFSNETLGRAGICLFAYKSQTPLKAPSANDVPNTEFVYTTDPTDSDEYQKIKYDDGQFQDNQAANNNYAAHRFVFNVSCCSNASYFDAINVTWNGKGLNDDGNGVTLYIWNYNTGAYEQLDICSDAAEQTLTGEKIANLGDYISNDKLITLLAEQNSKTDRYDSEIYTDYVKLVLKQ is encoded by the coding sequence ATGTTTAAAAAAGAAAATTCAATAAAAATAGGCGCCACGATGCCGATCGCTCCCCCGCTCCTCTTAGGTGCACTGGTGCTTTTATTTGCAATCGCCTCTCCTGCCGCAGCAGACCCGTACCTCGGAGGAGTTCCCCTTACCACAGAGAACGGTACATACGGTACAGTAACCGGAGACCTGTGGTTTGATGCTTATCCCGGGTTTGATCAAGCATATAATCCAGACCTTGTGTGGAACTCCTCCACCTTACCGTGTGACCCAGATGATGTCACATGGGCAAGGCTCTATATAGACTCCTATATCGGAAATATGCAAGCAAATTATTCCCAGAAAGTCACTACGGAGTTTTACAATGGCTCCGGCTACGAAACTCTGGGCTCTGAGATCATGAACACAACCTACACGTTCCCAGCTGATGGGGGCAGTGGTCCGGTCTGGATAAATGACCACTGTAACCGTGTAACGAGCGATTTCCTGATATGGTATGACGTGACTGACATCATCAACTCATCAACTGCCTCAACAATTGTGAACGTGAGCAAGCCGGATGGCAGTGCTCCATGGGACGGCCGGGTGAAAGCGATCGTCCTGGTGGTGGCATACAACAATCAGTCCTGTAATGTAACTCATTACTGGGTGAACCAGGGCCATGATACGGACTCATATTTGACAGATTACTATCAGAGTTACACCGGGAATACTACCTTCAATACGTCAGCCGTTTATACTCCCGGGGAAGCTAACCTTACTGTCCTCCCCCTTGCGAGTTTCAACGGAAACTACACCTTCAACAATGATGATCAGTTGACCTGGGCCAACCCTCACCAGGGATCATATTTCCAATGGCAGAGCTGGAACGTCACAAGCTTAATTTCCAGTGGAATTGACAGCTATATGACATACGGCCGAAACGAAGAAGATGACAGGCCGCAATACAGCGGCTACTTCAAGATCCCGCTTGCTCTGCTGACCGTAGAGGACGAATCCCTTATCTACGACTTCAGCAATGAAACGCTGGGGAGGGCAGGGATATGTTTGTTTGCGTACAAATCTCAGACTCCTTTAAAAGCACCGAGTGCTAACGATGTTCCAAATACCGAATTTGTATATACAACGGATCCAACAGATAGTGATGAGTACCAGAAGATCAAATATGACGATGGTCAGTTCCAGGACAATCAAGCTGCTAATAATAACTATGCAGCACACCGGTTTGTGTTCAACGTTAGTTGTTGTTCCAATGCCTCCTATTTCGATGCAATCAACGTAACCTGGAATGGCAAAGGCTTGAATGATGATGGAAATGGCGTTACTCTCTACATCTGGAACTATAATACTGGTGCTTATGAACAACTGGACATCTGTTCTGATGCAGCCGAGCAGACCCTGACCGGAGAAAAAATAGCTAACCTTGGCGACTACATCAGCAATGACAAGTTAATAACTTTACTGGCGGAACAGAACAGTAAAACTGACAGATACGACAGCGAAATTTATACCGACTATGTAAAATTGGTTCTTAAACAATAA
- a CDS encoding DUF3344 domain-containing protein, translated as MNKRIFIILFALICMVLTGPAEARTWYVDDSGGVDFTSIRDAINSASSGDTIYVYNGTYSGFYVNKPYLTIIGEGNDLVTVTPNDVGQYNEIRLPYGTGDNATGTVLEGMNISIQLPYFGTFGTASDVIIKNCIFNRVFSRIYMEGDKYTFENNIVSNASSSQSIGIDATGASYIIRNNYFNNNYNSYGHLYIRSACTGSIIDGNIFSNSGTTRNLVLSASECIVSNNTFINNTGIGIRISNNNNTITRNTFIKNNEAIQISSGENNRIYLNTFNDTQEITYKTVPSITYWSSPDQITYTYNGTTYASYMGNYWPNYNGTDTNGDGIGDDPYVLPDSLGTDNYPLMQSYENYNFVGSGPVALVAAFTASPTSGDAPLTVQFTDESTGSPTSWAWDFENDGIIDSTNQNPSFTYTSAGNYTVNLTVANADGSDSEVKTDCIVVNEPLPEPPVADFTATPTSGDAPLMVNFTDSSNGTVSSYAWDFDNDGNVDSEEENPSYTYETVGTYTVNLTVANADGSDSEVKTNYITVTQAAQEATNDLSISTVLISPSNVVFAREANNIEVYGITNSGTETLTNITVALYASDVSDTVPVSTATISSLAGGGTTTKFITDPTIRDLQGSTVTYTAVVDPDNLIPETNEANNNKSRAGPVKYNGYKGKGLYWEGGSNITTRHTFDLQGNLLCSTMPTTAYKSVGTWGSARTETWTASDLPVPSGSTIEKVFLYFAYNWDQTAGGYPWLNLSFNGNIIENGNLSTGNGTLYRDWSNFGAYADYEYGLCVYDVTDRFSSSGNSFVTNPYDGDNNLYGKVALYPSTLVVVYKNSNETRKQIFINEECDELGVSASSYGTTLEEATAYAPFTGMSIETGKVQNATLYSFAGSAGPDEGNLLFNGNIVATNAWQGDSKTSNAQVFDVKSYLNETGNEAGIQGTTSGGMDALQQILVVEYPKETVAGPIANFSANVTEGDAPLTVQFSDESTGSPTSWFWDFGDGANASEQNPSHTYSAEGSYTVNLTVENAAGSDFELKTDYIEVSEASGSTVTLYFDPESSSVAENESTEINLVASNFPAGLAGYNLTVAIDDPSIAEIVDIEYPSWALITENSSLPGTSIYLKTVDGNDTVKADAENVVLAILTVSGKEKGSANLSIGVDRMDDDSGNAIEPTCLTGKIEVPLLSPLPDQEYAPRDLDGDGLYEDLTGNGEFSFVDIVAYFHNMDWIETNMPVEYFDFNGNGRIDFDDVVDMFAMI; from the coding sequence ATGAATAAAAGAATATTTATAATTCTCTTTGCGCTTATCTGCATGGTATTAACAGGACCTGCAGAAGCAAGGACATGGTATGTAGACGATAGTGGTGGAGTAGATTTTACAAGTATACGGGATGCTATCAACAGCGCTTCTTCCGGAGATACTATTTACGTTTATAATGGGACATATAGTGGTTTCTATGTAAATAAGCCATACCTGACAATTATTGGAGAGGGTAATGATCTCGTAACAGTCACTCCCAACGACGTAGGCCAATACAACGAAATAAGGCTTCCATATGGTACAGGTGATAATGCTACCGGGACTGTCCTTGAAGGAATGAACATAAGTATACAACTTCCATACTTTGGTACTTTTGGTACAGCTTCCGATGTTATTATAAAAAATTGCATATTTAATAGAGTTTTTTCTCGCATTTATATGGAGGGAGATAAATATACATTTGAAAATAATATTGTTTCAAATGCCAGTAGTTCTCAATCTATAGGTATAGATGCCACAGGTGCATCATACATAATAAGAAATAATTATTTTAATAATAATTACAATAGCTATGGTCATCTTTACATTCGAAGTGCTTGTACAGGTTCAATTATTGATGGTAATATTTTTTCAAATTCAGGTACGACCAGAAACCTCGTCTTGTCTGCTTCCGAATGCATTGTTTCCAATAATACCTTCATAAATAATACCGGAATAGGTATCCGTATATCTAATAACAATAATACCATTACCCGTAATACATTTATCAAGAACAATGAAGCGATTCAGATTTCTTCTGGAGAAAATAACAGAATTTATCTTAATACATTTAATGATACACAAGAAATCACTTATAAGACGGTTCCTTCCATCACCTACTGGTCTTCTCCAGATCAAATCACATATACCTATAACGGCACGACCTACGCCAGCTACATGGGCAATTACTGGCCCAACTACAACGGTACAGACACCAACGGTGATGGAATAGGGGACGATCCGTACGTCTTACCTGACAGCCTAGGAACCGACAACTATCCCCTGATGCAATCCTATGAAAACTACAACTTTGTTGGTAGCGGTCCTGTCGCTCTCGTTGCTGCATTCACAGCATCACCGACATCTGGAGATGCGCCTTTGACGGTCCAGTTTACCGATGAGTCTACTGGCTCCCCTACATCCTGGGCCTGGGACTTCGAAAACGATGGAATCATTGACAGTACCAACCAGAATCCTTCTTTCACATACACCTCAGCCGGGAATTACACCGTGAACCTCACGGTTGCCAATGCAGACGGAAGTGATTCCGAGGTAAAGACTGATTGCATTGTTGTCAATGAACCACTCCCTGAGCCGCCGGTAGCAGACTTTACGGCAACCCCGACATCCGGAGATGCACCGCTGATGGTCAACTTCACCGACTCATCAAACGGTACTGTCTCTTCCTATGCATGGGACTTTGACAACGATGGAAATGTTGACAGCGAAGAAGAGAACCCATCGTATACCTACGAAACTGTGGGTACCTACACTGTCAACCTCACGGTTGCCAATGCAGACGGAAGCGATTCGGAAGTAAAGACAAACTACATAACCGTAACTCAAGCGGCTCAAGAGGCGACGAACGACCTCAGCATATCCACAGTTCTTATTTCACCAAGCAATGTTGTCTTTGCCAGGGAAGCCAATAACATTGAGGTTTACGGCATCACTAACTCCGGAACAGAAACCCTTACTAATATTACTGTAGCCTTGTATGCGAGCGACGTATCCGATACAGTTCCTGTAAGCACGGCAACGATTTCTTCCCTTGCGGGTGGAGGGACAACAACTAAATTCATTACCGATCCCACCATTCGAGACCTCCAGGGAAGCACCGTAACCTACACTGCAGTTGTTGACCCGGATAATCTGATTCCTGAGACCAATGAGGCCAACAACAACAAGAGCAGGGCTGGACCGGTCAAATACAACGGGTACAAAGGAAAAGGTCTCTACTGGGAAGGCGGAAGCAATATCACTACCAGGCATACCTTTGACCTCCAGGGGAACCTTTTGTGCTCCACGATGCCTACAACTGCTTACAAGAGTGTTGGAACATGGGGTTCCGCCAGGACCGAAACCTGGACTGCAAGCGACCTTCCGGTACCGAGCGGTTCCACAATAGAAAAGGTCTTCCTTTATTTCGCCTACAACTGGGACCAGACGGCTGGCGGATATCCGTGGTTGAACCTCAGCTTCAACGGGAACATAATAGAGAACGGAAACCTCTCAACAGGAAACGGAACTCTCTATAGGGACTGGAGCAATTTTGGCGCGTATGCTGATTATGAATATGGGCTCTGTGTCTATGATGTAACTGACAGGTTTAGCTCGTCGGGTAACAGCTTTGTCACAAATCCCTATGATGGTGATAATAACCTCTACGGCAAAGTCGCACTGTACCCCAGCACCCTTGTTGTGGTCTACAAAAATTCTAACGAAACCCGGAAGCAGATCTTCATTAATGAAGAATGCGACGAGCTTGGTGTATCAGCATCCAGTTACGGGACCACTCTTGAAGAAGCGACTGCATATGCTCCTTTCACCGGGATGTCTATTGAAACAGGTAAGGTCCAGAACGCTACACTATACAGTTTCGCAGGAAGTGCGGGACCCGATGAAGGAAACCTGCTTTTCAACGGAAACATAGTGGCAACCAATGCATGGCAGGGTGATTCGAAAACCAGTAATGCACAGGTCTTTGACGTGAAGAGCTATCTCAATGAAACTGGTAACGAGGCTGGAATCCAGGGAACTACAAGCGGAGGTATGGACGCTCTTCAGCAGATCCTTGTTGTCGAATATCCGAAAGAAACTGTAGCTGGACCAATCGCAAACTTCAGTGCAAATGTAACTGAAGGTGATGCTCCTCTGACTGTTCAGTTCAGTGATGAGTCTACTGGATCTCCAACATCTTGGTTCTGGGACTTCGGGGACGGAGCCAATGCTTCCGAGCAGAACCCCTCGCATACTTATTCTGCAGAAGGTAGCTACACTGTAAATCTGACTGTAGAAAATGCTGCTGGTTCTGACTTTGAATTAAAAACGGATTACATCGAAGTTTCCGAAGCTTCCGGGTCAACTGTTACTCTCTATTTTGACCCTGAAAGTTCCTCTGTGGCAGAAAACGAATCTACTGAAATAAATCTCGTTGCCAGCAATTTCCCTGCAGGTCTTGCAGGCTACAACCTGACCGTTGCTATCGACGATCCGTCCATTGCCGAGATCGTGGACATCGAGTACCCTTCCTGGGCACTGATTACTGAGAACTCTTCCCTGCCCGGGACTTCTATCTACCTGAAGACTGTTGATGGGAACGATACTGTTAAAGCAGATGCAGAAAATGTTGTGCTTGCCATCCTCACTGTTTCTGGAAAGGAGAAAGGGTCAGCGAATCTTTCGATAGGGGTTGATAGAATGGATGACGATTCAGGAAATGCCATCGAGCCAACTTGTTTAACAGGAAAAATTGAAGTGCCCCTTCTGTCCCCACTGCCGGATCAGGAATATGCCCCTAGAGACCTTGACGGAGACGGGCTCTATGAAGACCTTACCGGAAACGGAGAGTTCAGTTTTGTGGATATAGTGGCTTATTTCCATAACATGGACTGGATAGAAACAAATATGCCGGTGGAGTACTTTGACTTCAACGGGAACGGAAGGATAGACTTTGATGATGTTGTGGATATGTTTGCAATGATATGA
- a CDS encoding DUF3344 domain-containing protein codes for MNKRIFIILFSLLCTVLITPAEANTWYVDDDGGADFTSIQSAVNAASSGDTIYIRAGTYEAFEVSIPFLSIIGEGSDLVTVNDRIDIPQTATSANATGTVLEGMKITTEPNIRSDTGTASDVIIRDCLFDGLTSSTGIKMQVENPTFEHNIVSNSTGKYAAMSIKSSNNTIISNNTFTANIGAAFTLYDTGRNTIVTRNNIISNAYAGIEFYANAAIGVNTIYLNNFIDNGVIATTSGTTAPSLTYWNSTEPIAYTYNGQTYTGYMGNYYSDYNGTDENNDGIGDIPYVLPDSLGTDNYPLMQSYENYNFGGSGPVIPVSAFTASPTSGDAPLTVQFTDESTGSPTSWAWDFENDGIIDSTNQNPSFTYTSAGNYTVNLTVANAGGSDSEVKTDYIVVNEPLPEPPVADFTATPTSGDAPLTVNFTDASNGTVSSYAWDFDNDGNVDSEDENPSYTYETEGTYSVNLTVTNEDGSDSELKTDYITVTQAGQVATNDLSISGIVNTVPASAVFARETNTVKVLNVKNTGTATLTNISIAVYASDVSSGTVPVDTTTIASLAGDSKTTVTLIDPTIRDLEGGTVTYTAVVDPDNLIAETDETNNNKSSSAKPLRYNGYKGKGIYWEGGSNITTKHTFDLQGNLLYSTQPDSAYKSVGAWGSGRTETWTASDLPVPSGSTIEKVFLYFAYNWDQTAGGYPWLNLSFNGNIIENGNLSTGNGNLYRDWSNFGAYADYEYGLCVYDVTDRFSSSGNSFVTTPYDGDNTLYGKVALYPSTLVVVYRNANETRKQIFINEECDELGLSASSYGTTSEEATAYAPFTGMSIDVEKVTNAMLYSFAGSAGPDEGNLLFNGNIVATNAWQGSSNTASPLVFDATNYINATGNEAGIQSTTSGGMDALQQILVIEYEESAPAEPVADFTATPTSGDTPLAVNFTDTSTGSPTSWFWDFGDGANSTEQNPSHTYTSAGNYTVNLTVENEAGSDFELKSSYIEVSEASGSTVTLYFDPESSSVPENESTEINLVASNFPAGLSGYNLTVTLDDPNVAEIVDIEYPSWALITENSTLPGTSIYMKTVDLEDSVKEGAADVVLATLKVSGKEKGSANLSIGVKRLEEDSGDSIEPALLAGTIEVTLLSPLPDQEYAPRDLDGDGLYEDLTGNGEFSFVDIVAYFHNMDWIEENMPVEYFDFNGNGRIDFDDVVDMFAMI; via the coding sequence ATGAATAAAAGAATATTTATAATTCTGTTTTCCCTTCTTTGCACGGTGTTAATAACACCTGCAGAAGCAAATACCTGGTACGTCGATGATGATGGCGGAGCAGATTTCACCAGTATCCAGTCGGCCGTCAACGCCGCTTCGTCTGGCGATACGATTTATATCAGGGCCGGAACGTATGAAGCATTTGAGGTCAGTATCCCATTCCTAAGTATCATCGGGGAAGGATCTGATCTAGTAACCGTTAATGATAGAATAGATATTCCGCAAACTGCGACTTCTGCAAATGCAACCGGAACTGTCCTTGAGGGAATGAAAATAACGACGGAACCAAACATTCGATCAGATACTGGTACGGCTTCGGATGTAATTATCAGAGATTGCTTGTTTGATGGACTAACCAGTAGTACAGGAATAAAAATGCAGGTTGAAAATCCAACGTTCGAACACAACATTGTTTCGAATAGTACTGGTAAATATGCTGCTATGTCAATAAAATCAAGCAACAATACAATAATTAGTAATAATACATTCACAGCCAACATTGGCGCAGCGTTTACTTTATACGATACTGGTAGAAACACTATCGTGACGAGAAATAATATTATTTCCAATGCTTATGCCGGCATTGAATTCTATGCAAACGCTGCCATTGGAGTAAATACGATATACCTCAACAATTTCATCGATAATGGAGTTATTGCGACAACTTCCGGAACCACCGCACCTTCATTGACATACTGGAACTCCACCGAACCTATAGCGTATACCTACAACGGTCAGACTTACACCGGTTACATGGGCAACTACTATTCTGACTACAACGGCACCGACGAAAACAACGACGGAATCGGCGATATCCCCTATGTCCTCCCTGACAGCCTAGGAACCGACAACTATCCCCTGATGCAGTCCTATGAAAACTACAACTTTGGCGGTAGCGGCCCTGTTATCCCCGTTTCTGCATTCACAGCATCACCGACATCTGGAGATGCACCTTTGACGGTCCAGTTTACCGATGAGTCTACTGGCTCTCCTACATCCTGGGCCTGGGACTTCGAAAACGATGGAATCATTGACAGTACCAACCAGAATCCTTCTTTTACATACACCTCAGCCGGGAACTACACCGTGAACCTCACAGTTGCCAATGCAGGCGGAAGTGATTCCGAGGTAAAGACTGATTACATTGTTGTCAATGAACCACTCCCGGAGCCGCCGGTAGCAGACTTTACGGCAACCCCGACATCCGGAGATGCACCGCTGACGGTCAACTTCACCGACGCATCAAACGGTACTGTCTCTTCCTATGCATGGGACTTTGACAACGATGGAAACGTTGACAGCGAAGATGAGAACCCATCGTATACCTACGAAACTGAAGGAACCTATTCTGTCAACCTCACAGTTACGAATGAAGATGGAAGCGATTCCGAGCTGAAGACAGATTACATAACCGTAACTCAAGCGGGTCAAGTGGCGACGAACGATCTTAGTATCTCAGGAATTGTCAACACCGTTCCGGCTTCTGCGGTCTTTGCCAGGGAAACAAATACTGTGAAAGTTCTCAATGTCAAAAACACAGGAACTGCTACCCTTACCAACATTTCGATAGCTGTGTATGCAAGCGACGTTTCCAGTGGAACAGTTCCCGTAGACACGACAACGATTGCGTCCCTTGCTGGCGATTCAAAGACCACCGTAACCCTGATCGACCCGACTATCCGTGACCTTGAAGGCGGCACCGTGACCTACACTGCCGTTGTCGACCCGGACAACCTTATCGCTGAAACGGACGAGACAAACAACAACAAGAGCAGTTCGGCTAAACCTCTAAGGTACAATGGGTATAAGGGCAAAGGCATCTACTGGGAAGGCGGAAGCAATATCACTACTAAGCATACCTTTGATCTTCAGGGGAACCTTCTGTATTCCACTCAGCCTGATTCTGCTTACAAGAGTGTTGGAGCATGGGGTTCCGGCAGGACCGAAACCTGGACTGCAAGCGACCTTCCGGTCCCGAGTGGTTCCACAATAGAAAAGGTCTTCCTTTATTTCGCCTACAACTGGGACCAGACCGCTGGCGGATATCCGTGGTTGAACCTCAGCTTCAACGGGAACATAATAGAGAACGGAAACCTCTCAACCGGGAACGGAAACCTCTACAGGGACTGGAGCAATTTTGGCGCCTATGCTGATTATGAATATGGGCTCTGTGTCTATGATGTAACTGACAGGTTTAGCTCGTCGGGTAACAGCTTTGTTACAACCCCCTATGATGGTGATAATACCCTCTACGGCAAAGTCGCACTGTATCCAAGCACCCTCGTTGTGGTCTACAGGAACGCTAATGAAACCAGGAAGCAGATCTTCATTAATGAGGAATGCGACGAGCTTGGTTTATCTGCATCCAGTTACGGGACCACGTCTGAAGAGGCTACTGCATACGCTCCTTTCACCGGCATGTCAATTGACGTGGAAAAGGTCACAAACGCTATGCTGTACAGCTTCGCCGGAAGTGCGGGGCCCGATGAAGGAAACCTGCTTTTCAACGGAAACATAGTGGCAACCAATGCATGGCAGGGAAGTTCCAACACTGCAAGTCCCCTGGTCTTTGATGCTACAAACTACATCAACGCAACCGGAAATGAAGCAGGTATACAGAGCACAACAAGCGGAGGTATGGATGCACTCCAGCAGATCCTTGTTATCGAATATGAGGAATCGGCACCTGCTGAGCCAGTAGCCGACTTTACGGCAACCCCGACGTCTGGAGATACACCACTGGCAGTCAACTTTACCGATACATCAACCGGGTCTCCGACTTCATGGTTCTGGGACTTCGGGGATGGAGCAAACTCAACTGAGCAGAACCCTTCCCACACGTACACATCAGCAGGTAACTACACCGTAAATCTGACTGTAGAAAATGAAGCTGGTTCTGACTTTGAGTTAAAATCGAGTTACATAGAAGTTTCCGAAGCTTCCGGGTCAACTGTTACTTTATACTTCGACCCAGAAAGTTCCTCAGTTCCGGAAAACGAATCTACTGAAATAAATCTCGTTGCCAGCAATTTCCCTGCAGGTCTTTCAGGCTACAACCTGACCGTTACTCTTGACGACCCGAATGTTGCCGAGATCGTGGACATCGAGTACCCTTCCTGGGCACTTATTACTGAGAACTCTACCCTTCCCGGAACTTCTATCTACATGAAGACTGTTGACCTGGAAGATTCCGTTAAGGAAGGGGCAGCAGATGTTGTGCTTGCTACTCTCAAAGTTTCTGGAAAGGAAAAAGGATCTGCGAACCTTTCGATCGGGGTTAAACGTCTGGAGGAAGATTCCGGAGATTCTATCGAACCAGCTCTCCTGGCAGGGACAATTGAAGTAACTCTTCTTTCTCCCCTGCCGGATCAGGAATATGCCCCTAGAGACCTTGACGGAGACGGGCTCTATGAAGACCTTACCGGAAATGGAGAGTTCAGTTTCGTGGATATTGTGGCATACTTCCACAACATGGACTGGATAGAGGAAAACATGCCGGTGGAGTATTTCGACTTCAACGGAAACGGAAGGATAGACTTTGATGATGTAGTGGATATGTTTGCAATGATATGA
- a CDS encoding transposase gives MGKGNIAIDKSMIKTIVDGKIIIPLPKVLVENRYYPMFSIFSPTQCDSCGSKLHVNSHHTRFIISRYGTISLNVTYWLCPTCKKHYHDQVIGVQGSANYSSEYYDTQINVRYDGRCSLHNSRRIGETYTEGVINVCGRAPCPTSLWLYEQKLAKLSKQELLNQGVSFEETLYVDGNWIKNGWKKKLEEFIGTKLTKKEWKKMRYKSVYVVATKEKVILDFEVTERLPTIEALMPLFIRIKNRFPEDKIKKIVSDEDKAIIGAVKMVFPEVTHSFCVFHQLKNVSKRYYEEFSSIEEIPDNDKITYNEISQLILSDTVISAVAHIQKIREFNSDLELSEASHKAISYAEEIFSKNVSFLKKGFTPETDNTMEQIFSLICDIVDKARSFKTDNGLTNFCYNLFTFFNKRCFSTGKWKGFSPLMRARFQYG, from the coding sequence ATGGGAAAAGGAAACATTGCAATAGATAAATCAATGATAAAAACAATAGTTGACGGCAAAATAATAATTCCTTTGCCAAAAGTTTTGGTTGAAAATCGATACTATCCTATGTTCTCTATATTCTCCCCTACTCAGTGTGATAGTTGTGGAAGTAAATTACATGTTAACTCTCATCACACTCGTTTTATTATATCACGTTACGGCACTATATCTCTCAATGTTACATACTGGCTTTGTCCCACTTGTAAGAAACATTATCATGATCAGGTTATTGGTGTTCAGGGTTCTGCAAATTACAGTTCTGAATATTATGATACACAAATAAATGTCAGATACGATGGACGATGCAGTCTGCACAATTCTCGGCGAATTGGGGAAACATATACAGAAGGAGTAATTAATGTCTGTGGAAGAGCTCCTTGTCCCACTTCATTGTGGTTATATGAACAGAAACTAGCAAAACTTTCAAAGCAAGAACTTTTGAACCAAGGAGTTAGCTTTGAAGAAACATTGTATGTTGATGGGAATTGGATCAAGAATGGATGGAAAAAAAAGCTTGAAGAATTTATTGGAACGAAACTCACAAAGAAAGAATGGAAAAAAATGCGATATAAATCTGTTTACGTTGTTGCTACCAAAGAGAAGGTCATTTTAGATTTTGAAGTAACTGAGAGGTTACCAACAATTGAGGCTCTGATGCCTCTTTTTATACGAATAAAGAACCGATTTCCTGAAGATAAAATCAAAAAGATTGTTTCTGATGAGGATAAAGCGATCATTGGAGCCGTAAAAATGGTCTTTCCTGAAGTGACTCATTCTTTTTGTGTGTTTCATCAATTAAAAAACGTTAGTAAGAGGTATTATGAGGAATTCAGTTCTATTGAAGAGATTCCAGATAATGATAAGATTACCTACAATGAGATATCTCAATTGATACTTTCTGATACGGTTATCAGTGCTGTTGCGCATATTCAGAAGATACGAGAATTTAACTCTGATCTTGAACTTTCTGAAGCGTCTCATAAAGCGATTTCTTATGCCGAAGAGATTTTCAGCAAGAATGTGAGCTTCTTGAAAAAAGGTTTTACACCTGAGACAGATAATACAATGGAACAGATATTTTCTTTGATATGTGATATAGTAGACAAAGCGAGGTCATTCAAAACCGATAATGGACTAACTAATTTTTGTTACAATCTATTTACTTTTTTCAACAAACGGTGTTTCAGCACTGGAAAATGGAAAGGTTTCTCACCTTTAATGAGAGCAAGATTCCAATATGGATAA